One Fusobacterium russii ATCC 25533 genomic region harbors:
- a CDS encoding TonB-dependent receptor, which produces MKKKFFSLLLFSICLVAKSEGTIKLESSNINATGIDRPIIKENKNVHVITQEKIREKKYRNVEEVLRDAPGITVQSTAFGPVIDMRGSGNRALSRVKVMIDGVSINPNEEAMAAVPINSIPVEAIKKIEIIPGGGSTLYGSGSMGGVISISTNSNATKNNYFLDLNYGSYDNRSIGFAGGQNLNSKLYVNYGFSYTNSEAYRIGESKDEKSIIGGFDYKITPKDRIRFQLRASKNIHDGTTELFKTDLAHNRRGMGLNLDTETKNYSQMLDFEHRFNEKFTLLATVYKQKEERKIDTESVDDVFIHIYGLGGSALEYNFYNVHSRMLASFNENKEGFKLRGKYDYTKGELVLGYDYLKANMKRNSDVSSDVLKTYVDQYGSISPLNYNSSAVTNKIKIDMKKEIHGLYAFNKFNVTDKFNITTGLRGEFTNFKGSRKNGPNKVPGITTKESNVKTDRSMENYSGEVGALYKYSDLGSVYARYERSFVTPFPSQLTDKVPDSDLVRNNQANTEIGKAEEKKIKKPVANIASIYEDNNLKAETVDTFEIGLRDYVLGSFITASAFITDTKDEIVLLESGVTNPAIKRWQYKNIGKTRRMGFELGAEQKFEKLSLSESFTYVDAKVKIGNDKAQILNGDRIPLTPKTKLTLGAKYNFTDRFSMAVTYVYTGNREIREMTGKDKSLKFTVPSYGVIDAVATYKTDEYSTFRVGGKNLTGRKYNLRESTYQALPAPERSFYMGFTAKF; this is translated from the coding sequence ATGAAAAAGAAATTTTTTAGCTTATTATTATTTTCAATTTGTTTAGTAGCTAAGTCTGAGGGTACTATTAAACTAGAAAGTTCTAATATTAATGCAACAGGCATAGATAGACCAATAATAAAAGAAAATAAAAATGTTCATGTTATTACACAGGAAAAAATAAGAGAGAAAAAATATAGGAATGTTGAAGAGGTTTTAAGGGATGCACCGGGAATAACAGTCCAAAGTACAGCATTTGGTCCGGTTATAGATATGCGTGGGAGCGGAAATAGAGCTCTTAGTAGAGTAAAAGTTATGATTGATGGAGTGTCTATAAATCCCAATGAGGAAGCTATGGCAGCCGTTCCTATAAATTCTATTCCGGTTGAAGCGATAAAAAAAATAGAGATAATTCCGGGAGGAGGTTCTACATTATACGGTAGCGGTTCGATGGGAGGAGTTATAAGTATAAGCACAAACTCTAATGCTACAAAAAACAATTATTTTTTAGATTTAAACTACGGTTCGTATGACAATAGAAGTATAGGTTTTGCAGGTGGGCAGAATTTAAACTCTAAACTTTATGTTAACTATGGTTTTAGTTACACGAATAGTGAGGCTTATCGTATAGGAGAATCAAAGGATGAGAAAAGTATAATAGGAGGTTTTGATTATAAAATTACTCCGAAAGATAGAATAAGATTTCAATTAAGAGCAAGCAAGAATATACATGATGGAACAACAGAATTATTTAAAACAGATTTAGCTCATAATAGAAGAGGAATGGGTTTAAATTTAGATACAGAAACTAAAAATTATAGCCAAATGCTGGACTTCGAGCATAGATTTAATGAAAAGTTTACTTTATTAGCAACAGTATATAAACAAAAAGAGGAAAGGAAAATAGATACAGAAAGTGTAGATGATGTATTTATACATATATATGGTTTAGGAGGCTCAGCTTTAGAATATAACTTCTATAATGTACATTCAAGAATGTTAGCGAGCTTTAATGAAAATAAAGAAGGCTTTAAGCTTAGAGGAAAATATGACTATACAAAGGGTGAATTAGTACTAGGTTATGATTATTTAAAAGCTAATATGAAAAGAAATTCAGATGTAAGTTCGGATGTTTTAAAAACCTATGTGGATCAATATGGTTCGATTTCACCTTTAAATTATAACAGTTCGGCAGTAACAAATAAAATAAAAATTGATATGAAAAAAGAAATACATGGGTTATATGCATTTAATAAATTTAATGTTACAGATAAATTTAACATAACTACAGGACTTAGAGGTGAATTTACAAATTTTAAAGGTAGCAGAAAAAATGGACCAAATAAAGTTCCGGGAATAACAACAAAGGAAAGTAATGTGAAAACTGATAGAAGTATGGAGAACTATTCCGGAGAAGTTGGAGCACTTTATAAATACAGTGATTTAGGAAGTGTTTATGCCAGATATGAAAGAAGTTTTGTAACTCCTTTTCCTTCACAATTGACAGATAAAGTTCCAGATAGCGATTTAGTTAGAAATAATCAAGCAAATACAGAAATTGGTAAAGCAGAGGAGAAGAAAATTAAAAAACCGGTTGCTAACATAGCATCTATTTATGAGGATAATAATTTAAAGGCAGAAACAGTAGATACATTTGAGATAGGATTGAGAGATTATGTTTTAGGAAGTTTTATAACAGCTTCAGCTTTTATAACAGATACTAAGGATGAAATAGTATTATTGGAAAGTGGTGTTACAAATCCCGCTATTAAAAGATGGCAATATAAAAATATAGGAAAAACCAGAAGAATGGGCTTTGAACTGGGAGCAGAACAAAAATTTGAGAAATTAAGTCTGAGTGAGTCATTTACTTATGTGGACGCTAAAGTAAAAATAGGAAATGATAAAGCACAAATTTTAAATGGTGACAGAATTCCATTGACTCCTAAAACTAAGCTGACATTGGGAGCAAAATATAATTTTACAGATAGATTTTCTATGGCTGTAACTTATGTTTATACTGGTAATAGAGAAATAAGAGAGATGACAGGAAAAGATAAGTCTTTGAAATTTACTGTACCTTCATATGGAGTTATAGATGCAGTGGCAACTTACAAAACAGATGAGTATTCAACATTTAGAGTGGGTGGGAAAAATCTGACAGGTAGGAAATATAATTTAAGAGAAAGTACATATCAAGCTTTACCAGCACCTGAAAGAAGTTTTTATATGGGCTTCACTGCAAAGTTTTAA